Proteins encoded together in one Megalops cyprinoides isolate fMegCyp1 chromosome 20, fMegCyp1.pri, whole genome shotgun sequence window:
- the LOC118796012 gene encoding zinc finger and BTB domain-containing protein 38-like, giving the protein MALVCSPSSAALTDSAHSQVLLGALSEQRAKGLFCDVTIVVEDIKFRAHRNVLAACSGYFRNALSTPEVWTSGQVLELLDLRSEVFARILNFIYSSKVALTSSEDVRSLVAAGKRLGIPFLERLSVSEKRSATQSQASLQRRSSLTPGSRLTKRKASNSSRSPRITNAFSITEIGANNDPFSPLDLRGDGQRPSEHRSAPADCPAPSSTPSQSESLHTLADHSYAVNLTQGAAEHGSTSESTAGDGGGNGGGDGAQTQLQTPKTPTPQVSQSCSPLKKRHRLRSGLDESAPGLPPTPLQTAGGLQGATEALPASSTGSSSSNLNTQSTPPSKPSEATNTAPEVSEPPAAPILARPSAPAQRSEPNPEAFSVQRHRNRILGPLFCRFCHRKFLHLKRLRNHEQVCSKGLAPSAGEWPNSAEPQSSPTVGRALPTLSPSFSAPRTVDLPETLREVGVSVRVAQRQRRVYPCSVCKRAYVSLSSLRRHENVHSWQRAYPCHYCNKVFALAEYRTKHEIWHTGERRYQCIFCLETFLTYYILKNHQKSFHGIDPRLSVNRKSANGGFKGSVYPIKLYRLLPMKFQKRRYKTYSQTFSECSNQAFSGPLGSSSPSTAFGEGAATVSTDEAHIGQPLFPMPVTFMATPKTIAPIQPSRSQAWACLQAARTPTPPDTDSDSSLFHSGHKGSSTNSHDHRLPAIQTQTSRMSPEMLHDREAGSMAVRSSIGDGHVLPFFGMDAASTLGPANSLEELAAAARALTDGDRLTPGTAAGGKTVTYIAKPACPGPSVDSRVPPLCQITVKIGNEAIVRRSIKGSNLLPRKRRGRPAQMEQQTVNSSGSCLRAEGKPPKETEAYEDGTLCDDADKLWRPYYSYKPKKKAKKLSSRSRRGSKSSRLIGRPRKPTEMGQSFGDMETCLEKGYSLHGSFPLKTADIRTGVQESIYSCEVCHNPFSSLSRLQKHMTDCHPEGKVHRCRTCGKRRRPGEVSQDREDFICSSCMEDNSYLDNSMRSSNTRRRFRCSFCPQRFLYLATRRSHERKHLEKHVNGYKCYYCSKVCASLTSLGIHQKAHLIKVEEDEESKVLARDELKADSWDSFKVGAPTATKLEDQTESSDCDQESKDSDTVIFRSIPDGLPQGKV; this is encoded by the coding sequence atgGCGCTGGTGTGCTCACCAAgctcagcagcactgactgacaGCGCACACAGCCAGGTTCTCCTCGGTGCCCTGAGCGAGCAGCGTGCCAAGGGCCTGTTCTGCGACGTCACCATCGTAGTGGAGGACATCAAGTTCAGGGCCCACAGGAACGTGCTGGCCGCCTGCAGCGGATACTTCCGGAACGCCCTCTCCACCCCTGAGGTCTGGACATCTGGCCAGGTACTGGAGCTGCTGGACCTCAGGTCTGAGGTGTTTGCCCGCATCCTCAATTTCATATACAGCTCCAAGGTCGCGCTGACCAGTTCTGAGGACGTCCGGTCTCTGGTGGCAGCCGGTAAGAGGCTGGGCATCCCCTTTCTGGAGAGGCTGTCGGTGTCCGAGAAACGCAGTGCCACACAGAGCCAAGCCTCCTTGCAGAGAAGGTCCTCTCTAACCCCAGGATCTCGCCTGACCAAGCGGAAAGCGTCAAACAGCAGCCGGAGCCCCCGGATCACCAACGCCTTCTCCATCACAGAGATCGGCGCCAACAACGACCCCTTCTCGCCTCTGGACCTGCGTGGGGACGGGCAGCGGCCCTCAGAGCACAGGAGCGCCCCTGCCGACTGCCCCGCCCCAAGCTCCACCCCTTCCCAGAGCGAAAGCCTGCACACTCTGGCTGACCACTCGTATGCCGTTAACCTGACGCAAGGGGCCGCTGAACACGGGAGCACGAGCGAGAGCACTGCGGGAGACGGTGGGGGAAACGGTGGAGGAGACGgcgcacagacacagctgcaaaCACCCAAAACCCCCACGCCACAGGTTAGCCAGAGCTGCAGCCCGCTCAAGAAGCGGCACAGGCTGAGGAGCGGCCTGGATGAAAGTGCGCCAGGCTTGCCCCCCACTCCTCTGCAAACAGCCGGCGGCCTCCAAGGCGCTACGGAAGCTCTGCCAGCATCTTCAACAGGCTCCTCTTCCTCAAACCTGAACACCCAGAGCACCCCTCCCTCAAAACCATCAGAGGCCACAAACACAGCCCCAGAAGTGTCTGAGCCCCCAGCTGCACCCATATTAGCAAGGCCCAGCGCACCAGCGCAGCGCAGTGAGCCCAACCCAGAGGCGTTCAGTGTCCAGAGGCACAGGAACAGAATCCTAGGCCCTCTGTTTTGCAGGTTTTGCCACAGGAAATTCCTACACTTAAAAAGACTCCGCAACCATGAGCAGGTATGCAGCAAGGGTCTGGCGCCCTCTGCAGGCGAGTGGCCGAATAGCGCAGAGCCCCAGAGCAGCCCCACTGTCGGCAGAGCGCTCCCTACGCTCTCACCCAGCTTCTCCGCCCCCCGCACGGTGGACCTTCCAGAGACGCTGCGGGAGGTCGGAGTGAGCGTCCGGGTGGCACAGCGCCAGAGGAGGGTGTACCCATGCAGCGTGTGCAAGCGGGCGTACGTCAGCCTGTCCAGCCTGAGGAGGCACGAGAACGTGCACTCGTGGCAGAGGGCGTACCCGTGCCACTACTGCAACAAGGTGTTCGCTCTGGCCGAGTACCGCACCAAGCACGAGATCTGGCACACCGGCGAGCGCCGCTACCAGTGCATCTTCTGCCTGGAGACCTTCCTGACCTACTACATCCTGAAGAACCACCAGAAGTCCTTCCACGGGATCGACCCCCGGCTTTCAGTGAACAGGAAGTCGGCGAACGGCGGCTTCAAGGGCAGCGTGTATCCCATCAAACTCTACAGACTCCTTCCCATGAAGTTTCAGAAGAGGCGGTACAAGACATATAGCCAGACCTTCTCAGAATGCAGCAACCAAGCATTCTCCGGTCCCCTGGGCTCCAGCTCCCCCTCGACTGCCTTCGGGGAGGGTGCAGCCACGGTCAGCACGGACGAGGCTCACATCGGACAGCCTCTGTTCCCAATGCCTGTGACCTTCATGGCCACACCAAAGACGATTGCACCAATTCAGCCTTCACGTTCTCAAGCGTGGGCCTGCCTGCAAGCGGCAAGGACACCCACACCTCcagacacagactcagacagcAGCTTATTCCACTCTGGCCACAAGGGTTCATCCACAAACAGCCATGACCACAGACTTCCAGCGATCCAGACGCAAACCAGCAGGATGTCACCTGAAATGCTACACGACAGGGAAGCAGGCTCCATGGCTGTCAGAAGCTCCATCGGCGATGGTCATGTGTTACCGTTCTTTGGGATGGATGCTGCCAGCACACTGGGGCCAGCAAACAGCCTCGAGGAACTTGCGGCTGCAGCACGTGCTCTTACAGACGGAGACAGACTCACGCCTGGAACTGCTGCTGGAGGGAAAACTGTTACGTACATCGCCAAGCCGGCGTGCCCTGGTCCGTCTGTGGACAGCCGAGTGCCGCCCCTCTGCCAGATCACAGTGAAAATTGGTAACGAGGCAATTGTCCGGCGAAGCATCAAAGGTTCCAATCTTCTcccgaggaagaggaggggccgGCCGGCTCAGATGGAACAGCAGACCGTGAACAGCTCAGGTTCCTGCCTGAGGGCAGAAGGAAAGCCTCCCAAAGAAACAGAGGCATACGAAGATGGGACTTTATGCGATGATGCTGACAAACTGTGGCGTCCGTATTACTCGTACAAACCGAAAAAGAAGGCAAAGAAGTTGAGTTCCAGAAGCAGGAGGGGGAGCAAAAGTTCCAGACTAATTGGGCGACCCAGGAAGCCCACAGAGATGGGTCAAAGTTTCGGGGACATGGAGACCTGCCTGGAGAAAGGCTACAGTTTGCATGGGAGCTTTCCCTTAAAAACAGCAGACATCAGGACTGGAGTCCAGGAGAGCATATACTCCTGTGAAGTATGCCACAACCCCTTCTCCAGCCTTTCCAGGCTGCAGAAGCACATGACGGATTGCCACCCCGAAGGGAAAGTACACCGCTGTCGCACATGCGGGAAACGGCGCCGCCCTGGTGAGGTGTCACAGGACCGCGAGGACTtcatctgcagcagctgcatggAGGACAACTCCTACCTGGACAACTCTATGAGGAGTTCCAACACAAGGAGGCGCTTCCGCTGCTCCTTCTGCCCCCAGCGATTCCTCTACCTCGCCACCAGGAGGAGCCATGAGAGGAAGCACCTGGAGAAGCACGTGAACGGCTACAAATGCTACTACTGCTCCAAGGTCTGCGCAAGCCTCACCTCCCTGGGCATCCATCAGAAGGCGCACCTCATCAAAGTGGAGGAGGACGAAGAGAGCAAAGTGTTGGCCCGGGACGAGCTGAAGGCCGACTCGTGGGACAGCTTCAAGGTCGGTGCTCCCACGGCCACCAAACTGGAGGATCAGACAGAAAGCAGCGACTGTGATCAGGAATCAAAGGACTCAGACACGGTCATATTCAGATCAATTCCAGATGGATTGCCCCAGGGCAAAGTGTGA